A region of Streptomyces sp. NBC_01267 DNA encodes the following proteins:
- a CDS encoding GTP-binding protein: MAYDDGSDLFPTALKILVAGGFGVGKTTFVGAVSEISPLSTEEMLTQAGEQTDSLEGVESKSTTTVAMDFGRITLDPQHVLYLFGTPGQERFWFMWDELSAGALGAVVLADTRRLTECFGAIDFFEQRGIGFVVAVNEFDGAFRYGPDEVRAALDLDPDIPVVLCDARIASSGVRTLVTLVGHLLDITPATNHGVHP; the protein is encoded by the coding sequence ATGGCCTACGACGACGGCTCTGATCTCTTCCCCACCGCGCTGAAGATCCTCGTCGCGGGTGGCTTCGGGGTCGGCAAGACGACCTTCGTGGGAGCGGTCAGTGAGATCTCACCGCTGAGTACGGAGGAGATGCTCACCCAGGCGGGCGAGCAGACGGACAGCCTGGAGGGGGTCGAGTCCAAGTCCACCACCACCGTGGCCATGGACTTCGGGAGGATCACCCTCGACCCGCAGCACGTGCTCTATCTCTTCGGCACACCGGGCCAGGAGCGCTTCTGGTTCATGTGGGACGAACTCTCCGCAGGCGCCCTCGGGGCCGTGGTGCTCGCCGACACCCGCCGCCTCACGGAGTGCTTCGGAGCGATCGACTTCTTCGAACAGCGGGGCATCGGATTCGTCGTCGCCGTCAACGAGTTCGACGGCGCGTTCCGCTACGGACCGGACGAGGTCCGCGCCGCGCTGGACCTCGATCCGGACATCCCCGTGGTGCTGTGCGACGCCCGTATCGCCAGTTCAGGGGTCCGGACCCTGGTCACGCTCGTGGGCCACCTGCTCGACATCACGCCCGCAACGAACCACGGAGTCCACCCATGA
- a CDS encoding roadblock/LC7 domain-containing protein has protein sequence MVSEAPTAHASDLDWLLSGLVQRVPFTRNAVLLSADGLVKSVHGLDADSADHMAALASGLYSLGRSAGARFGDSSEVRQVVVELDSTLLFVSTAGSGTCLAVLAGRETDAAVLGYEMAMLVKSVRPYLVTPARRRAGASSATGR, from the coding sequence ATGGTGAGTGAAGCGCCGACCGCGCACGCGTCCGATCTCGACTGGCTGTTGAGCGGGCTCGTCCAGCGCGTCCCGTTCACCCGCAACGCCGTTCTGCTGTCCGCCGACGGTCTGGTGAAGTCGGTGCACGGCCTCGACGCCGACAGCGCCGACCACATGGCGGCCCTCGCCTCCGGCCTGTACTCGCTGGGCCGCAGCGCGGGAGCCCGCTTCGGCGACAGCAGCGAGGTACGGCAGGTCGTGGTGGAGCTCGACTCCACCCTGCTCTTCGTCTCGACGGCGGGCTCGGGCACCTGCCTCGCGGTACTGGCCGGCCGGGAGACCGACGCGGCGGTACTGGGGTACGAGATGGCGATGCTGGTGAAGAGCGTGCGTCCCTATCTGGTGACGCCGGCCCGCAGGCGGGCCGGCGCATCGAGTGCCACGGGGCGCTGA
- a CDS encoding sensor histidine kinase, which translates to MSHLRAPDARTDRQEGGRHGRTGTRPVPPPGPAPAPPAARRTRSAPPTPEARIRPQLLRTAILPTVVAALSGTAAVVYTIHSAGVPQASALPALRAVLAGCAALAAAAMAAAALGADRVARTVLDRCNALRRSSARGQVELRAVVEQLGRGEEPPARRPLPSGSARGDAFELLARELARAQETAVASVVQAARLAAPSAGTTVSPAAAVATTRAGSRAPSADKADEQKVEVFVNLARRLQSLVHREIQLLDELENQVEDPELLKGLFHVDHLATRIRRHAENLAVLGGAISRRQWSNPVTLTEVMRSAIAEVEQYPRVKLVPPIDGTLRGHAVADVIHLLAELVENATVFSAPHTQVLLRAQHVTAGLAVEVEDRGLGMSVTEADRMNALLADPDQVDVGHLLQDGRIGLYVVAALARRHRVSVRLQANIYGGVQAVLVLPAGLLGADQAGLQPSGAHGPQQLARPEPQPLPQPADRVEERSAPAPSTDTAPTPAPPAPARYSADPPTGTAPAVHNPGPSPLPVRDTRSERPNPAAALPGVQHGPPPEPGAPGHPAQYDIGTGPKLSPALRPDLPRRRSQEHLVPQLKDIPAPRADEEHPAVHDPGLMAAFQRGISLAEAQPERGFGDGPPYDEDVFKEEMHHGE; encoded by the coding sequence ATGTCTCATCTTCGCGCACCCGATGCGCGGACGGACCGCCAAGAAGGCGGACGGCACGGACGGACGGGCACCCGCCCCGTTCCCCCGCCGGGCCCCGCCCCGGCTCCGCCCGCCGCCCGCCGTACCCGGTCCGCCCCGCCGACGCCCGAGGCCCGCATACGGCCTCAGCTGCTGCGCACCGCCATTCTCCCGACCGTCGTAGCAGCGTTGAGCGGCACGGCGGCCGTCGTCTACACGATCCACTCCGCGGGAGTCCCCCAGGCGTCTGCGCTGCCGGCGCTGCGGGCGGTACTCGCCGGATGCGCGGCCCTCGCCGCCGCCGCCATGGCCGCAGCGGCGCTGGGCGCCGACCGGGTAGCCAGGACGGTGCTGGACCGCTGCAACGCCCTGCGCCGCTCCAGCGCGCGTGGCCAGGTCGAGCTGCGCGCCGTCGTCGAGCAGCTCGGCCGGGGGGAGGAGCCGCCCGCCCGGCGGCCTCTGCCCTCGGGGTCGGCCCGGGGCGACGCCTTCGAACTGCTCGCCCGGGAACTGGCCCGGGCCCAGGAGACCGCGGTCGCCTCCGTGGTCCAGGCGGCCCGGCTCGCCGCGCCGTCCGCCGGGACCACGGTGTCCCCCGCGGCGGCGGTGGCGACCACGCGCGCCGGATCCCGTGCGCCGTCCGCGGACAAGGCCGACGAGCAGAAGGTCGAGGTCTTCGTCAATCTCGCCCGGCGGCTCCAGTCGCTGGTGCACCGCGAGATCCAGCTGCTCGACGAGCTGGAGAACCAGGTCGAGGACCCGGAGCTGCTCAAGGGCCTCTTCCACGTGGACCATCTGGCCACCCGTATCCGCCGGCACGCGGAGAACCTCGCCGTGCTCGGCGGTGCCATCTCCCGGCGCCAGTGGTCCAACCCGGTCACCCTGACCGAGGTGATGCGCTCCGCCATCGCCGAGGTCGAGCAGTACCCGCGCGTCAAACTGGTACCGCCCATCGACGGCACCCTGCGCGGACACGCCGTCGCCGACGTCATCCACCTGCTGGCCGAACTGGTCGAGAACGCGACCGTGTTCTCCGCGCCGCACACCCAGGTGCTGCTGCGCGCGCAGCACGTCACCGCCGGGCTCGCCGTCGAGGTCGAGGACCGCGGACTGGGCATGTCCGTCACCGAGGCCGACCGGATGAACGCCCTGCTCGCCGACCCCGACCAGGTCGACGTCGGCCATCTGCTCCAGGACGGGCGGATCGGGCTGTACGTCGTGGCCGCGCTCGCCCGCAGGCACCGGGTCTCGGTCCGGCTGCAGGCCAATATCTACGGCGGAGTCCAGGCCGTACTCGTCCTGCCCGCAGGGCTGTTGGGGGCCGACCAGGCCGGACTGCAGCCGTCGGGTGCTCACGGCCCCCAGCAGCTGGCCCGCCCCGAGCCGCAGCCACTGCCGCAGCCGGCCGACCGGGTGGAGGAACGGTCCGCCCCCGCCCCGTCCACGGACACCGCGCCCACGCCCGCCCCGCCCGCACCCGCTCGGTACAGCGCCGATCCGCCCACCGGCACCGCTCCCGCTGTCCACAACCCCGGACCCTCGCCGCTGCCGGTACGGGACACCCGGAGCGAGCGGCCCAATCCGGCAGCCGCGCTCCCCGGTGTCCAGCACGGTCCACCGCCGGAGCCCGGCGCGCCGGGCCACCCCGCCCAGTACGACATCGGGACCGGCCCGAAGCTCTCCCCGGCGCTCCGCCCCGACCTGCCCAGGCGCCGCAGCCAGGAGCATCTGGTCCCGCAGCTCAAGGACATTCCCGCACCACGTGCGGACGAAGAACATCCGGCGGTCCACGACCCGGGTCTGATGGCGGCCTTCCAGCGCGGCATCAGCCTCGCCGAGGCGCAGCCCGAACGGGGGTTCGGCGACGGACCGCCGTACGACGAAGACGTTTTCAAGGAGGAGATGCACCATGGTGAGTGA
- a CDS encoding carbon-nitrogen hydrolase family protein, whose amino-acid sequence MRLAVAQTTVREDPRESAELRASGRELRGLMREAHRAGARIVHFTEGAICFPDKRVMSVDGPDRVGPADWNRFEWTVLRSELTATAELAGELGLWTVLGSAHRLTGPNRPHNSLYVISDRGVVVTRYDERMLSNTKVSYMYTPGSVPVTFEVDAVRFGCSLGMEAHFPEIFGEYERLDVDCVLFSTTGGAPGFATEVRGHAAVNSYWASFSVPAQQSSVAPAGVVAPDGEWAVRCPRDGTPSVVVVDIECGSDAIVNSLARPWRRTARAGLYDRYIVREDARSDDRSLF is encoded by the coding sequence GTGCGGTTGGCCGTTGCTCAGACCACTGTCCGCGAAGACCCCCGCGAGAGCGCCGAACTGCGCGCAAGCGGGCGGGAACTGCGCGGTCTGATGCGGGAAGCCCACCGGGCGGGCGCCAGGATCGTACATTTCACCGAGGGAGCCATCTGCTTCCCCGACAAGCGGGTGATGTCCGTCGACGGCCCGGACAGGGTCGGGCCCGCGGACTGGAACCGGTTCGAGTGGACGGTGCTGCGCTCGGAACTGACCGCGACGGCGGAACTGGCCGGAGAACTCGGGCTCTGGACCGTGCTGGGCTCGGCCCACCGGCTCACCGGGCCGAACCGGCCGCACAACAGTCTGTATGTGATCTCCGACCGGGGCGTGGTGGTGACGCGCTACGACGAACGCATGCTGTCGAACACGAAGGTCTCCTACATGTACACGCCCGGCTCGGTGCCGGTCACCTTCGAGGTCGACGCCGTGCGGTTCGGGTGCTCGCTCGGCATGGAGGCCCACTTCCCCGAGATCTTCGGCGAGTACGAGCGGCTCGACGTCGACTGCGTCCTCTTCTCGACGACGGGCGGCGCCCCGGGCTTCGCCACCGAAGTACGGGGGCACGCCGCGGTCAACAGCTACTGGGCCAGCTTCTCCGTGCCCGCACAGCAGAGTTCGGTCGCACCGGCCGGGGTGGTCGCCCCGGACGGCGAGTGGGCCGTCCGGTGTCCGCGGGACGGGACGCCGTCGGTGGTGGTCGTCGACATCGAGTGCGGTTCGGACGCCATCGTGAACTCACTGGCCAGGCCGTGGCGGCGCACGGCGCGCGCCGGTCTCTACGACCGGTACATCGTCCGTGAGGACGCCCGGAGCGACGACCGCAGCCTGTTCTGA
- a CDS encoding DUF742 domain-containing protein translates to MPFPQDSPWLDEAAGRLIRPYAVSNGRTRPTAELDLLSQVMATGVVLPAHLGPEHAQTLGLCERPTSVAEIAAYLRLPVVVSKVLLSDLMDCGAVTTRAPRPDEDPTDLSLLEAVLDGLRRRL, encoded by the coding sequence GTGCCGTTCCCGCAGGACAGCCCCTGGCTCGACGAGGCCGCCGGGCGGCTGATCCGCCCGTACGCCGTGAGCAACGGCCGCACGCGCCCCACCGCCGAACTCGACCTGCTGTCCCAGGTGATGGCGACCGGGGTGGTGCTGCCCGCCCACCTCGGCCCGGAACACGCGCAGACCCTCGGGCTCTGCGAGCGGCCCACCTCGGTGGCGGAGATCGCCGCCTATCTGCGGCTGCCCGTGGTCGTCTCCAAAGTGCTGCTCTCCGACCTGATGGACTGCGGGGCGGTCACCACGCGCGCCCCCCGCCCCGACGAAGACCCCACCGACCTTTCCTTGCTGGAGGCAGTGCTCGATGGCCTACGACGACGGCTCTGA
- a CDS encoding alpha-mannosidase produces the protein MHDDRALVEGRLKRVLDERIRPAVYPESVPLDVAVWNAPGEPVPVAEGLAATPEPIAVGDAWGAPWGTSWFRVTGTVPAEWAGKSVEAILDLGFDENMPGFQCEGLVYRPDGTPVKGLNPRNQWVRIGAPVSGGEEVRLHIEGASNPVILDYHPFLPTRLGDKETAGTEPQYKLARMDLAVFDETVWQLVQDLEVLGELMAELPVDGARRWDLLRAVGRALDAVDLQDVNGTAAAAREQLAGVLASPATPSAHRISAVGHAHIDSAWLWPLRETVRKVARTTSNMTALLEDEPEFVFAMSQAQQFAWIKEHRPEVYAKVKEAVSDGRFVPSGGMWVESDTNMPGSEAMARQFVHGKRFFLDEFGIENDEAWLPDTFGFAAGLPQIIKAAGSKWLLTQKISWSQTNKFPHHTFQWEGIDGTRIFTHFPPVDTYNCSMKGSEIAHAAKNFKDKGVAEHSLAPTGWGDGGGGTTREMIAKAARLRDLEGSATVTWETPTDFFTKAEAEYPNAPVWVGELYLELHRATLTSQAKTKQGNRRSEHLLREAELWAATAAVRAGFSYPYEQLDRIWKTVLLHQFHDILPGSSIAWVHREAEKTYAAVAAELNGIIDAAQRALAGDASAGSELVFNGAPHQRNGVAFGGASAPVAGPAARLTAREGGGFVLDNGLLRIEVDGRGLVVSAYDIEADRESVAPGSAANLLQIHPDFPNMWDAWDVDEFYRNTVTDLTDADEVSPVEDAGTVAVRVVRSFGESKVSQLLTLAPGAKLLDIATEVDWHETEKFLKAAFPLDVHAERYASETQFGHFYRPTHTNTSWEAAKFEACNHRFVHLEEPGWGVALVNDSTYGHDVTRTVRADDGGTTTTVRVSLLRAPRFPDPETDQGVHRFRHALAPGASVTDAVREGYRVNLPERRVTGDAEVAPLVSVDNDAVVVSAVKLADDASGDVVVRLYEAAGGRARARVAAGFEVAGAVATDLLERTLEDAPLPELADGAVRLTLRPFELVTLRLKRG, from the coding sequence ATGCATGACGACCGCGCCCTGGTCGAAGGCCGCCTCAAGCGCGTACTCGACGAGCGCATCCGCCCCGCCGTGTACCCCGAGTCCGTACCGCTGGACGTCGCGGTGTGGAACGCACCGGGCGAGCCCGTCCCCGTCGCCGAAGGGCTTGCCGCCACGCCCGAACCGATCGCGGTCGGCGACGCGTGGGGGGCTCCCTGGGGGACCAGCTGGTTCCGCGTCACCGGCACCGTCCCCGCCGAGTGGGCGGGGAAGAGCGTCGAGGCGATCCTCGACCTCGGCTTCGACGAGAACATGCCCGGCTTCCAGTGCGAGGGGCTCGTCTACCGCCCCGACGGCACGCCCGTGAAGGGGCTCAACCCGCGCAACCAGTGGGTCCGCATCGGGGCGCCCGTCAGCGGCGGCGAAGAGGTCCGGCTGCACATCGAGGGCGCGTCGAACCCGGTGATCCTCGACTACCACCCCTTCCTGCCGACCCGGTTGGGCGACAAGGAGACGGCGGGCACCGAACCGCAGTACAAGCTGGCCCGGATGGACCTGGCGGTCTTCGACGAGACGGTGTGGCAGCTCGTCCAGGACCTGGAGGTGCTGGGTGAGCTGATGGCGGAACTGCCCGTCGACGGCGCCCGCCGCTGGGACCTCCTGCGCGCGGTCGGCCGTGCGCTCGACGCGGTCGACCTGCAGGACGTGAACGGCACAGCCGCCGCCGCCCGCGAGCAGCTCGCCGGTGTCCTCGCGTCGCCCGCGACGCCGTCCGCCCACCGCATCAGCGCCGTGGGCCACGCCCACATCGACTCGGCCTGGCTGTGGCCGCTGCGCGAGACGGTGCGCAAGGTGGCGCGTACGACGTCGAACATGACCGCGCTCCTGGAGGACGAGCCCGAGTTCGTCTTCGCGATGTCGCAGGCGCAGCAGTTCGCCTGGATCAAGGAGCACCGGCCCGAGGTCTACGCGAAGGTCAAGGAGGCCGTCTCGGACGGGCGGTTCGTGCCGTCCGGCGGGATGTGGGTCGAGTCGGACACGAACATGCCGGGCTCGGAGGCGATGGCCCGCCAGTTCGTGCACGGCAAGCGGTTCTTCCTCGACGAGTTCGGCATCGAGAACGACGAGGCCTGGCTTCCCGACACCTTCGGCTTCGCCGCCGGGCTGCCCCAGATCATCAAGGCCGCCGGGTCCAAGTGGCTGCTCACCCAGAAGATCTCCTGGAGCCAGACCAACAAGTTCCCGCACCACACCTTCCAGTGGGAGGGCATCGACGGCACCCGGATCTTCACGCACTTCCCGCCCGTCGACACGTACAACTGCTCGATGAAGGGCAGCGAAATCGCCCACGCGGCGAAGAACTTCAAGGACAAGGGCGTGGCGGAGCACTCGCTCGCGCCCACCGGCTGGGGCGACGGCGGGGGCGGCACGACCCGCGAGATGATCGCGAAGGCCGCCCGGCTGCGGGACCTCGAAGGCTCCGCGACGGTGACCTGGGAGACGCCCACCGACTTCTTCACCAAGGCGGAGGCGGAGTACCCGAACGCACCGGTCTGGGTCGGCGAGCTCTACCTGGAACTGCACCGCGCGACCCTGACCAGCCAGGCGAAGACCAAGCAGGGCAACCGGCGCAGCGAACATCTGCTCCGCGAGGCCGAACTGTGGGCGGCGACCGCGGCCGTGCGGGCCGGATTCTCCTACCCGTACGAGCAGCTGGACCGGATCTGGAAGACCGTACTGCTGCACCAGTTCCACGACATCCTGCCGGGATCGTCGATCGCCTGGGTGCACCGCGAGGCCGAGAAGACGTACGCCGCCGTCGCCGCGGAGCTGAACGGCATCATCGACGCCGCGCAACGCGCACTCGCCGGTGACGCGTCGGCCGGCTCGGAGCTGGTCTTCAACGGCGCCCCGCACCAGCGGAACGGCGTCGCGTTCGGCGGGGCGTCGGCGCCGGTGGCCGGTCCGGCGGCCCGGCTCACCGCGCGCGAGGGCGGCGGCTTCGTGCTCGACAACGGCCTGCTGCGGATCGAGGTCGACGGCCGGGGTCTGGTCGTCTCCGCGTACGACATCGAAGCTGACCGCGAGAGCGTGGCGCCGGGCAGCGCGGCGAACCTGCTGCAGATCCACCCGGACTTCCCGAACATGTGGGACGCCTGGGACGTCGACGAGTTCTACCGGAACACCGTCACCGACCTCACGGACGCCGACGAGGTCTCCCCGGTCGAGGACGCGGGCACCGTCGCGGTGCGCGTGGTCCGCAGCTTCGGCGAGTCGAAGGTCAGCCAGCTGCTGACCCTGGCGCCCGGGGCCAAACTGCTCGACATCGCCACCGAGGTCGACTGGCACGAGACCGAGAAGTTCCTCAAGGCCGCCTTCCCGCTGGACGTGCACGCCGAGCGGTACGCGTCGGAGACGCAGTTCGGGCACTTCTACCGTCCGACCCACACCAACACCAGCTGGGAGGCCGCCAAGTTCGAGGCGTGCAACCACCGCTTCGTCCACCTGGAGGAGCCGGGCTGGGGCGTCGCGCTGGTCAACGACTCGACCTACGGTCACGACGTGACCCGCACCGTCCGCGCGGACGACGGCGGCACGACGACCACGGTGCGGGTCTCCCTGCTGCGTGCCCCGCGCTTCCCCGACCCGGAGACCGATCAGGGCGTCCACCGCTTCCGGCACGCGCTGGCGCCGGGCGCGAGCGTCACCGACGCGGTGCGTGAGGGCTACCGCGTCAACCTGCCCGAGCGGCGGGTGACCGGCGACGCCGAGGTCGCCCCGCTGGTGTCGGTCGACAACGACGCGGTGGTGGTCTCCGCGGTCAAGCTCGCCGACGACGCGAGCGGAGACGTCGTCGTCCGTCTCTACGAGGCGGCCGGCGGCCGGGCCCGCGCCCGTGTCGCAGCGGGCTTCGAGGTCGCCGGAGCGGTCGCGACCGACCTCCTGGAGCGCACCCTGGAGGACGCGCCGCTGCCCGAACTGGCCGACGGCGCGGTGCGGTTGACGCTGCGGCCCTTCGAGCTGGTGACGCTGCGGCTGAAGCGCGGCTAG
- a CDS encoding DMT family transporter, which translates to MPVALVLLLSGTWLLSGSLVTGTDPLIVAVGRTAVCCAALTAVAASTSAGRADLRRAVARPGTVWLLGLLGFAGYAAGTLLAIPRIGTSLTNLVVALMPCASVAVGAVCFGERSTVRKVLGAAVAAAAAAGYAALGADAGDIDAMGLLLAGAATVAFAVYGFLYRDRLAHLPPLAVLPVLLGAATCLLVPMSLPALVHRPPSLGATGGIVLLGAAVYAPAYLVQHRLILLRGPVFTAAVQLAVPFTVRLGDWALGSAAAPSAAELALLAVCCGGIALVTVQRRTAPATAAPPAAPPDAAAPLPDAVVPPPGRGRDHGLR; encoded by the coding sequence ATGCCGGTTGCCCTGGTGCTGCTGCTCTCCGGTACCTGGCTGCTCTCCGGGTCCCTGGTCACCGGGACCGACCCGCTGATCGTCGCGGTCGGCCGCACCGCGGTGTGCTGCGCGGCGCTCACCGCGGTCGCCGCTTCGACCTCCGCCGGCCGGGCCGACCTGCGACGGGCGGTGGCCCGGCCCGGCACCGTCTGGCTGTTGGGGCTGCTCGGCTTCGCCGGGTACGCGGCGGGCACCCTCCTCGCCATCCCCCGCATCGGCACCTCGCTCACCAACCTCGTCGTGGCGCTGATGCCGTGCGCCTCGGTGGCCGTGGGGGCGGTCTGCTTCGGGGAGCGGTCGACGGTACGCAAGGTGCTCGGCGCGGCTGTGGCGGCAGCAGCCGCCGCGGGGTACGCGGCGCTCGGCGCCGACGCGGGCGACATCGACGCGATGGGCCTGCTGCTCGCGGGCGCGGCGACCGTCGCCTTCGCGGTGTACGGGTTCCTCTACCGCGACCGGCTCGCACATCTGCCGCCGCTCGCCGTACTGCCCGTACTGCTCGGCGCGGCGACCTGTCTGCTGGTACCGATGTCCCTGCCCGCCCTGGTGCACCGCCCGCCGTCCCTCGGCGCGACCGGCGGCATCGTGCTGCTGGGCGCGGCGGTCTACGCCCCCGCCTACCTCGTGCAGCACCGGCTCATCCTGCTCCGCGGCCCGGTCTTCACCGCGGCCGTCCAGCTCGCGGTCCCGTTCACGGTGCGGCTCGGGGACTGGGCGCTCGGCTCGGCCGCCGCTCCGTCGGCGGCCGAGCTCGCGCTGCTCGCGGTGTGCTGCGGCGGGATCGCACTGGTCACCGTCCAGCGACGGACCGCGCCGGCCACCGCTGCGCCGCCCGCGGCACCGCCTGACGCAGCGGCGCCGCTACCGGACGCCGTGGTCCCGCCCCCGGGCAGAGGGCGGGACCACGGGCTCCGGTAG
- a CDS encoding carbohydrate ABC transporter permease, with amino-acid sequence MTITDKDGKRVPGWQLVLRYVLLLAVLALTVGPFVWQLSTSLKGPTEDIFSSPPKFLPSHPTFGNYTRVADTIPVWDYALNSVKVAAANVVTNCVGAALAGYALARLRYRGRKAATLAFILAMLVPVEGIIIAQFTTMRDLGLNNTLIAVLLPGSIGAMNVLLMRNAFLNLPQEVEEAAFVDGANVWQRFLRIALPAVKGTLAVVAIFAFMGSWDDFLWPLIVLSDPDHFTLTIGLNYLHGTFANDERLVAAGTIIAVLPLIILFAGLQRFFFRGVGEGAVKG; translated from the coding sequence ATGACGATCACGGACAAGGACGGGAAGCGCGTCCCCGGCTGGCAACTCGTCCTCCGCTATGTGCTGCTGCTCGCGGTGCTCGCCCTGACCGTGGGCCCGTTCGTGTGGCAGCTGTCCACCTCGCTCAAGGGCCCGACCGAGGACATCTTCAGCTCACCGCCGAAGTTCCTGCCCAGCCACCCCACTTTCGGCAACTACACACGCGTCGCCGACACCATCCCCGTGTGGGACTACGCGCTGAACTCCGTCAAGGTCGCCGCCGCCAACGTCGTCACCAACTGCGTCGGCGCCGCACTGGCCGGCTACGCGCTGGCCCGGCTGCGCTACCGGGGGCGCAAGGCCGCCACCCTGGCGTTCATCCTCGCGATGCTCGTCCCCGTCGAGGGCATCATCATCGCCCAGTTCACGACGATGCGTGACCTCGGCCTGAACAACACCCTGATCGCCGTGCTGCTGCCCGGCAGCATCGGCGCGATGAACGTCCTCCTGATGCGCAACGCCTTCCTCAACCTCCCGCAGGAGGTGGAGGAAGCGGCCTTCGTCGACGGGGCGAACGTCTGGCAGCGGTTCCTGCGCATCGCCCTGCCCGCGGTGAAGGGGACCCTCGCGGTCGTCGCGATCTTCGCGTTCATGGGCTCGTGGGACGACTTCCTGTGGCCCCTGATCGTCCTCAGCGATCCGGACCACTTCACCCTGACCATCGGCCTGAACTATCTGCACGGCACCTTCGCCAACGACGAACGCCTCGTCGCCGCGGGCACGATCATCGCCGTACTCCCGCTGATCATCCTCTTCGCCGGACTGCAGCGCTTCTTCTTCCGCGGGGTCGGCGAGGGCGCCGTCAAGGGCTGA
- a CDS encoding glycoside hydrolase 5 family protein, with protein MSSSVPRFGANYTPSQGWFHHWLDFDIDAVRADLDAIAGLGLDHIRVFPLWPLFQPNRTLIRPRAVEQLVQLADAAGERGLDVDVDGLQGHLSSFDFLPAWTRTWHRRNIFTDPDVVSGQAEYLRTLAAALADRPNFIGMTLGNEINQFASGPHPDPDRISTGQAESWLRRMLEACEEGAPGKMHLHAEYDAAWYQNEQPFTPAHSARLGAATTVHSWVFNGTAQRHGRTAVPTEHHGAYMIELSKAWALDPHRPVWLQEVGAPAPLVPAEHAAAFTEATVANALDCEDVWGVTWWCSHDVSRSLADFPELEYSLGLLTNDGQIKPAGRSIARIVEEWRGKENRPAPRATALVVDAGDDETAPRRSTCAPGGEFFEAFFRLTAEGVRPTAVLASLAADQEHLAARGITEVLTPDQVR; from the coding sequence ATGAGCTCCTCCGTTCCGCGCTTCGGCGCCAACTACACCCCCAGCCAGGGCTGGTTCCACCACTGGCTCGACTTCGACATCGACGCCGTACGCGCCGACCTCGACGCGATCGCGGGCCTCGGCCTCGACCACATCCGGGTGTTCCCGCTCTGGCCGCTCTTCCAGCCGAACCGCACCCTGATCAGGCCACGCGCCGTCGAGCAGCTGGTGCAGCTCGCGGACGCGGCCGGGGAGCGCGGCCTCGACGTCGATGTGGACGGGCTGCAGGGCCACCTGTCGAGCTTCGACTTCCTGCCCGCCTGGACCCGGACCTGGCACCGGCGCAACATCTTCACCGACCCGGATGTCGTGTCCGGGCAGGCCGAGTACCTGCGTACGCTCGCGGCTGCCCTCGCCGACCGGCCGAACTTCATCGGCATGACCCTCGGCAACGAGATCAACCAGTTCGCGAGCGGCCCCCACCCCGATCCGGACCGCATCTCGACCGGCCAGGCGGAGAGCTGGCTGCGCCGGATGCTGGAGGCCTGCGAGGAGGGCGCGCCCGGGAAGATGCATCTGCACGCCGAGTACGACGCCGCCTGGTACCAGAACGAGCAGCCGTTCACCCCCGCGCACTCGGCCCGCCTCGGCGCCGCCACCACCGTGCACTCCTGGGTCTTCAACGGCACCGCGCAGCGGCACGGCCGGACCGCCGTGCCCACCGAGCACCACGGCGCGTACATGATCGAGCTCTCCAAGGCGTGGGCGCTCGACCCGCACCGGCCGGTGTGGCTGCAGGAGGTCGGCGCCCCCGCCCCGCTCGTCCCGGCCGAGCACGCCGCCGCCTTCACCGAGGCGACCGTGGCGAACGCGCTGGACTGCGAGGACGTCTGGGGTGTCACCTGGTGGTGCTCCCACGACGTGTCACGCTCGCTGGCGGACTTCCCCGAACTGGAGTACAGCCTCGGCCTGTTGACCAACGACGGGCAGATCAAGCCCGCCGGACGGTCCATCGCCCGGATCGTCGAGGAGTGGCGCGGCAAGGAGAACCGTCCCGCGCCCCGCGCCACCGCCCTCGTCGTCGACGCGGGCGACGACGAGACCGCCCCCCGGCGCTCGACCTGCGCCCCCGGCGGAGAGTTCTTCGAGGCCTTCTTCCGGCTCACGGCGGAGGGTGTCCGCCCCACCGCCGTACTCGCGAGCCTCGCCGCCGACCAGGAGCACCTGGCTGCCCGGGGCATCACCGAGGTCCTCACCCCGGACCAGGTTCGCTGA